Proteins co-encoded in one Haladaptatus sp. ZSTT2 genomic window:
- a CDS encoding AbrB/MazE/SpoVT family DNA-binding domain-containing protein: protein MSSERVDAESKVSGNQANIPARIRRELGINDGDRLRWHVESDGSVRIEVVQQRTGTFANFDGYDGAEETDVTSEHDAWGVDVE from the coding sequence ATGAGTAGTGAACGGGTTGACGCTGAGAGTAAAGTCTCGGGCAATCAAGCGAACATCCCTGCTCGGATCCGTCGTGAGCTTGGGATTAATGATGGCGATCGCCTTCGGTGGCATGTTGAATCGGATGGGAGCGTCAGGATCGAAGTTGTTCAGCAGCGGACGGGGACCTTCGCCAATTTCGATGGATACGATGGGGCTGAAGAAACGGATGTCACATCGGAGCATGATGCTTGGGGAGTTGACGTCGAGTAG
- a CDS encoding helix-turn-helix domain-containing protein has translation MDAGIHVRLVVRGVDACPVASLSEDFEVESITTDRRADAAGGGIVGEVTIDHTVASATEPKQADLVFRDGDRSVYRYTNESGECPCGRIPDSGCPIRALRAGDGALVVTFIAPDIETVQSVVADLHSCCSSVRVQRLTQRTADDRTALLFVDRTAFTNRQFEVLQTAHEMGYFEQPKQADSADVATALGISVATFSEHLAVTQEKLLDQLLPESEV, from the coding sequence ATGGACGCTGGAATCCACGTCCGTCTGGTTGTCCGCGGTGTTGATGCATGTCCCGTTGCCTCCTTGAGCGAGGACTTCGAGGTCGAGTCAATCACCACTGACCGCCGAGCTGACGCTGCAGGCGGTGGAATCGTCGGTGAGGTCACGATAGACCACACCGTCGCGTCTGCAACCGAACCGAAACAAGCCGATCTCGTCTTCCGTGACGGCGACCGCTCGGTGTACAGGTACACGAACGAAAGCGGTGAGTGCCCGTGTGGGCGTATCCCTGACTCCGGGTGTCCGATCCGAGCCCTCCGCGCTGGGGATGGGGCACTCGTCGTGACCTTCATCGCACCGGACATAGAGACAGTCCAATCGGTCGTCGCAGACCTCCACTCGTGCTGTTCAAGCGTCCGCGTACAGCGACTGACGCAGCGGACGGCAGACGACCGAACGGCACTCCTGTTCGTCGATCGAACCGCGTTCACCAACCGGCAGTTCGAAGTGCTTCAGACCGCCCACGAGATGGGGTATTTTGAACAGCCAAAGCAAGCTGACTCGGCGGACGTGGCCACAGCACTCGGTATTTCGGTCGCGACGTTTAGCGAACACCTCGCTGTCACCCAGGAGAAACTGCTCGACCAGCTCCTTCCCGAGTCAGAGGTGTGA
- a CDS encoding DNA-binding protein, whose product MPTRHVLRPTVELEIQAKVDTNHPDAGVSGLTLEAEERMRAREWEIAKTRTRWDDRQESDREARTRRMVSDQSRARRVEFQRRAGSVDRRLEPGRADPREGLSRGELAAVNQQATRIHQMVKSSISRAVLSKQLAERLVRGEELVSAAGAVIENQWTRPGGIVPIAKVGEVPRGEVTVEGRVTQLWTPSHPAVQQVGLLEDDTGRIRFTVWKKSEQAMVREGERVRFRSAEKNWYEGRCSIGLTWWSNTEFPERGAWWK is encoded by the coding sequence GTGCCTACACGCCATGTTCTGCGGCCCACGGTCGAGTTGGAGATTCAGGCGAAGGTGGATACGAATCACCCGGATGCGGGAGTGTCGGGACTCACGCTCGAAGCAGAAGAGCGCATGAGAGCGCGGGAATGGGAGATTGCGAAGACGCGGACGCGGTGGGACGATAGACAAGAGTCAGACCGGGAGGCGCGGACGCGGCGGATGGTGAGCGACCAAAGCAGAGCGCGGCGAGTCGAGTTTCAGAGACGGGCGGGGAGCGTCGATAGAAGGTTGGAGCCGGGTCGGGCTGACCCTCGTGAGGGTCTGAGCCGGGGGGAGTTAGCGGCGGTGAATCAGCAGGCGACGCGCATTCATCAGATGGTCAAAAGCAGCATCTCTCGGGCGGTGCTCTCGAAACAGTTGGCCGAACGGCTGGTGCGTGGCGAGGAGTTGGTGAGTGCGGCAGGCGCGGTCATCGAAAACCAGTGGACGCGACCGGGTGGCATCGTGCCAATCGCGAAGGTGGGGGAAGTGCCGAGAGGCGAGGTGACGGTTGAAGGTCGGGTTACGCAGTTGTGGACGCCCTCACATCCAGCAGTTCAACAAGTTGGCCTGCTCGAAGACGATACGGGTCGAATTCGGTTCACGGTGTGGAAGAAATCCGAGCAAGCGATGGTCAGGGAGGGTGAGCGGGTGCGATTCCGGTCTGCCGAGAAAAACTGGTACGAGGGTCGGTGTTCGATTGGGTTGACGTGGTGGTCGAATACGGAGTTCCCAGAGCGGGGTGCGTGGTGGAAGTAG
- a CDS encoding amidohydrolase family protein gives MTLGNEMQVLDVHCHYSTDEAYVFRTEEDRERATVNFRREVELGTEAEMLEDLRGAGVRVMINIGCTTDLPIEEVRALHDDTARIISENRDVFIGQWIMIDPNEDTLEEFERCLTELDMGLVGFTVNGASTNVAASDEAYHPFYELCLEHNAPVHVQLGYTGIGARHPGGDGRILQYCHPKHVDKLAADFPEMQIIIGRPAWPWQSEAIATFIHKENIVGYELHGWSPRWWPEELKQSIEHRPGFQGKIMFASDYPIFSHDELYEAWEELDLSREQLEGIYHDNAVEILGQFDGADL, from the coding sequence ATGACATTAGGTAACGAGATGCAAGTCCTTGACGTCCACTGCCACTATTCGACGGACGAAGCCTACGTGTTCAGGACAGAAGAAGACCGAGAGCGAGCGACCGTCAATTTCCGCCGGGAAGTCGAGTTGGGCACGGAAGCGGAGATGCTCGAAGACCTGCGGGGGGCGGGCGTGCGGGTCATGATAAACATCGGGTGTACCACCGACCTCCCCATCGAAGAGGTGCGAGCGCTCCACGACGACACCGCGCGAATCATCAGCGAGAACCGGGATGTCTTCATCGGCCAATGGATCATGATTGACCCGAACGAGGACACACTCGAAGAGTTCGAGCGCTGTCTCACGGAATTGGATATGGGACTTGTGGGGTTCACCGTGAACGGAGCATCAACGAACGTCGCCGCCTCGGATGAGGCGTACCATCCCTTCTACGAACTCTGTCTCGAACACAATGCGCCCGTCCACGTCCAACTCGGGTACACGGGCATTGGCGCGCGCCACCCCGGCGGCGACGGGCGAATACTCCAGTACTGCCACCCGAAACACGTCGACAAGCTCGCTGCTGACTTCCCGGAGATGCAGATTATCATCGGCCGTCCGGCGTGGCCGTGGCAGAGCGAAGCCATCGCGACGTTCATCCACAAAGAGAACATCGTCGGGTACGAACTCCACGGCTGGAGTCCGCGGTGGTGGCCAGAAGAACTCAAACAGAGCATCGAACACCGCCCCGGATTCCAGGGGAAAATCATGTTCGCCTCGGACTACCCCATCTTCTCACACGACGAACTGTACGAGGCGTGGGAAGAACTCGACCTGAGCCGAGAGCAACTCGAAGGCATCTATCACGACAACGCCGTGGAGATTTTAGGGCAGTTCGACGGGGCCGACCTGTAG
- a CDS encoding group I truncated hemoglobin yields the protein MSQTVYREIGGREVIENVVEDFYSSVLADDRLVEFFEGMDMQALRAHQVQFISSVTGGPVEYAGADMREAHAHLDIDETDFDAVGTHLERALRENGVEEDAVTDIMSKVESLKDPIIDA from the coding sequence ATGTCCCAGACTGTATACCGAGAAATCGGCGGACGAGAGGTAATCGAGAACGTCGTTGAAGACTTTTATTCCTCCGTACTCGCAGACGACCGACTCGTTGAATTCTTCGAAGGGATGGACATGCAAGCACTCAGAGCCCACCAGGTTCAGTTCATCAGTTCAGTCACTGGTGGCCCCGTCGAATACGCTGGGGCAGACATGCGAGAAGCGCACGCGCATCTCGATATCGACGAAACCGACTTCGATGCCGTTGGCACACATCTCGAACGCGCCCTACGGGAAAATGGTGTTGAGGAGGACGCGGTCACCGACATCATGTCGAAGGTAGAATCGCTCAAAGACCCGATTATCGACGCGTGA
- a CDS encoding transposase, giving the protein MSATANKTLEATLAPPTRCKEQRLQQTLAEYREALHEAFNNGCTTMNATNDVVTPYNLPYQAKDALKSYVPKLHKTYNAKELDDEHPLRFVNRAGKFDRNSSREYEICWNVPQPGRGTNFWIPLRLNPEQEELWGEMLDDESSTKVGELRLQKHRKTWTLHVTVEYELKNTSELPENPTRVGFDIGESMLVTGCALQHNTPTKPLLINGKEAKRIRKEMFTTLKRLQERDASEWRVEERFSYYQNRLTDLIEKASRESVEYARQFENPVIVMEDLAYIRESLDYGKYMNRRLHSWAFARLQGRIEDKAKDAGIPVRYVHPQYTSKTCHSCKHIGYRPRQAEFTCKNPECHVSTFQADINASANIARRVDPWGGRLPWKQAGDDSPQDGSGCDTATVHRETSAPAQMTLTTYQD; this is encoded by the coding sequence GTGTCTGCAACCGCGAACAAGACGCTGGAAGCCACGCTTGCACCCCCAACGCGGTGCAAAGAGCAACGCCTCCAGCAAACCCTCGCCGAGTACCGAGAGGCACTCCACGAGGCGTTCAACAACGGTTGCACGACGATGAACGCCACGAACGACGTGGTAACTCCATACAACCTACCGTACCAAGCGAAAGACGCCCTCAAATCCTACGTCCCAAAACTCCACAAGACGTACAACGCCAAAGAGTTGGACGACGAACACCCGCTCAGATTCGTGAATCGAGCCGGGAAGTTCGACCGAAACTCCTCGCGTGAATACGAAATCTGCTGGAACGTTCCGCAACCCGGTCGCGGAACCAACTTCTGGATACCACTTCGACTGAACCCCGAACAAGAGGAACTGTGGGGTGAGATGCTCGATGACGAGTCGAGTACGAAAGTGGGCGAACTTCGCTTGCAGAAACACCGGAAGACGTGGACACTCCACGTCACCGTCGAATACGAACTCAAGAACACCTCCGAACTGCCCGAGAATCCGACTCGGGTTGGATTCGATATTGGGGAGTCGATGCTGGTCACGGGCTGTGCCCTCCAACACAACACTCCCACCAAACCTCTGTTAATTAACGGGAAAGAGGCCAAACGAATTCGAAAAGAGATGTTCACGACGCTCAAGCGACTCCAAGAGCGAGACGCTTCTGAGTGGCGCGTCGAAGAACGCTTCTCGTACTACCAAAACCGCCTCACCGACCTCATCGAGAAAGCATCTCGGGAGTCCGTGGAGTACGCCCGTCAGTTCGAGAACCCCGTCATCGTGATGGAGGACTTAGCATACATCCGCGAGTCGCTGGACTACGGGAAGTACATGAATCGACGCCTGCACTCGTGGGCCTTCGCTCGGTTGCAGGGGCGTATCGAAGACAAGGCGAAGGACGCTGGCATCCCGGTTCGATACGTTCACCCGCAGTACACCTCGAAGACGTGTCACTCGTGCAAGCACATCGGGTATCGGCCTCGGCAAGCCGAGTTCACGTGCAAGAACCCTGAGTGTCACGTTTCGACGTTTCAAGCGGATATTAACGCGAGTGCGAATATCGCACGTCGCGTAGACCCGTGGGGAGGGAGGCTGCCGTGGAAACAGGCAGGCGATGACTCGCCACAGGACGGGAGCGGTTGTGACACCGCCACAGTCCACCGTGAGACGAGCGCACCAGCGCAAATGACCCTCACGACGTATCAGGACTGA
- a CDS encoding bacterio-opsin activator domain-containing protein, which translates to MAEHESTFDNALTILIIEDNPGDARFIRELLRGVEELSERASPPGGPSLTDQARTVSPSEPAFVHETRLSDGLERLSESPIDVILLDLNLPDSDGLATVETVRAHANDTPIVVLTGLRDRKLGLEALRRGAEEYLVKDEINADMVIRSVHHAIERKAHERELERQRNQLATLNSLNELVHEISHLVIESTTREQIEQLVCEHLADAEAYEFAWIGEINPTKETVTIRAEAGVNGYLDSTTIRIDDSDEGQGPTGKAIRTGEVHVVQNILEETSYAPWVDHAREHGVCASAAIPIEYEGTIYGVLNIYSAVANTFDENERLVIARLGKVIGHAINAIERKQALLNEEVVELRFKVQNVLGLPTPSTGKITFDRTIPLGEDNFLQYGTVTQDAMETLTALVSEQPHYRNVTIDAPEADESRFDLQLSAPPAISSIAAIGGRINTVTIEDGDINIVVHIQPGADVRRIVDAVKAEYPCAEMIANRQTVCTTEATPNLHQVLHDQLTEKQRTALETAYFAGFFDWPRRKSGEDIATSMGVSPSTFHEHIRTSQRKLIRSIFDNSGRT; encoded by the coding sequence ATGGCCGAACACGAATCCACGTTCGACAACGCACTCACGATACTCATCATCGAAGACAATCCCGGTGATGCCCGATTCATCAGAGAGTTACTCCGCGGGGTTGAAGAACTGTCTGAGCGTGCGTCGCCTCCGGGCGGACCCTCACTCACAGACCAGGCCCGTACGGTGTCCCCGTCTGAGCCAGCGTTCGTCCACGAAACGCGGCTGTCAGACGGTCTCGAACGGCTCTCAGAGAGCCCAATCGATGTTATTCTGCTGGATCTGAACCTGCCAGACAGCGATGGGCTCGCGACGGTCGAAACGGTTCGAGCGCACGCGAACGACACGCCGATCGTCGTGCTCACTGGGCTTCGTGACCGGAAACTTGGATTGGAGGCCCTCCGCAGAGGGGCCGAAGAGTATCTCGTCAAAGACGAAATCAACGCGGATATGGTGATTCGGTCGGTGCACCACGCAATCGAGCGGAAAGCCCACGAACGTGAACTCGAGCGACAGCGAAACCAACTCGCGACGCTCAATTCGCTCAACGAACTCGTCCACGAGATTTCACATCTCGTGATCGAATCGACCACCCGCGAACAGATCGAACAACTGGTCTGTGAACACCTTGCGGATGCAGAGGCGTACGAATTCGCCTGGATTGGCGAGATAAACCCCACCAAAGAGACGGTCACCATTCGCGCCGAAGCCGGCGTCAATGGCTATCTCGATTCGACGACGATTCGAATCGACGACAGCGACGAAGGGCAGGGCCCAACTGGGAAGGCGATTCGAACCGGCGAGGTACACGTCGTCCAGAACATCTTAGAAGAGACGAGTTATGCACCCTGGGTAGACCATGCTCGCGAACACGGCGTGTGTGCGTCTGCGGCCATTCCAATCGAGTACGAAGGCACCATCTACGGCGTGTTGAACATTTATTCTGCGGTTGCGAATACGTTCGATGAGAACGAACGGCTGGTCATCGCCCGGCTTGGGAAAGTGATTGGCCACGCGATTAACGCTATCGAGCGAAAGCAAGCGTTGCTCAACGAGGAAGTGGTCGAACTCAGATTCAAGGTACAGAACGTGCTTGGCCTCCCCACCCCGTCCACTGGAAAGATAACCTTCGATCGGACGATTCCGCTTGGTGAGGACAACTTCCTGCAGTATGGTACTGTGACACAAGACGCGATGGAGACGCTCACTGCCCTCGTTTCCGAACAGCCCCACTATCGAAACGTGACGATTGACGCTCCCGAGGCAGACGAATCTCGATTCGACCTGCAGCTTTCAGCGCCGCCCGCCATCTCCTCGATAGCCGCGATCGGGGGACGAATTAACACGGTAACCATCGAGGATGGAGATATCAACATCGTGGTGCACATTCAACCGGGGGCAGATGTTCGCCGGATTGTTGACGCCGTCAAAGCTGAGTACCCGTGTGCGGAGATGATAGCCAACCGTCAGACGGTTTGCACCACGGAAGCAACACCCAATCTCCACCAGGTATTACACGACCAACTCACCGAGAAACAACGAACGGCGCTCGAAACCGCCTACTTCGCTGGCTTCTTCGACTGGCCGCGCAGGAAATCAGGCGAGGATATCGCCACGTCAATGGGGGTATCCCCGTCTACGTTCCACGAACACATCCGCACGAGTCAGCGCAAACTCATCCGCTCAATTTTCGACAATTCCGGACGAACATAG
- a CDS encoding TRAM domain-containing protein — protein MEFLEQFQCLFSAQIEKHGEAYHIEVPEQELRVGDLETGKTYRVAIVSEPTETEPASEHREGEPVQSPESGVSVEAEQPVSEGEQRTVEIESLGEQGDGISRVERGFVVIVPDTEQGERVRVKITDVRQNVAFAEVVKRLSYYE, from the coding sequence ATGGAGTTTTTAGAGCAATTTCAGTGTCTGTTTTCTGCACAAATCGAAAAGCACGGAGAGGCGTACCACATCGAAGTTCCAGAACAGGAACTACGCGTTGGCGACCTCGAAACGGGCAAAACGTACCGCGTAGCAATCGTCTCAGAGCCGACCGAGACTGAGCCTGCGTCTGAACATCGCGAAGGAGAACCAGTACAATCCCCAGAATCGGGTGTGTCTGTCGAGGCGGAACAACCGGTTTCAGAAGGCGAGCAGCGCACGGTCGAAATCGAGAGTCTCGGTGAACAGGGCGACGGCATCTCCCGTGTCGAACGTGGGTTTGTCGTCATCGTTCCCGACACAGAGCAAGGCGAACGAGTCAGGGTCAAAATCACCGACGTGCGACAGAACGTTGCCTTTGCCGAGGTCGTAAAGCGTCTCAGTTATTACGAGTAA
- a CDS encoding response regulator gives MNNRDTRPIDILLVEDNPGDVRLTEEAFNEGKINNELHVVTDGVEALDFLYRRGEYESAIRPQLILLDLNLPKIDGLEVLEQLKSDAKLKHIPIVVLTSSAAEADIVKSYELHTNAYLTKPINPDEFISLVQTFEQFWFEFVQLPRQED, from the coding sequence ATGAATAACCGCGACACACGGCCAATCGACATTCTGTTAGTCGAAGACAACCCCGGCGACGTACGACTCACAGAAGAGGCGTTCAACGAGGGCAAGATCAACAACGAACTCCACGTCGTCACCGACGGCGTGGAAGCCCTCGATTTCCTGTATCGACGTGGTGAGTACGAATCGGCGATTCGACCGCAACTCATCCTCCTCGACCTCAATTTACCGAAGATCGACGGCCTCGAAGTGTTAGAGCAACTCAAATCGGATGCAAAGTTGAAACACATTCCGATCGTCGTCCTGACGAGTTCGGCAGCAGAAGCGGACATCGTCAAAAGCTACGAGTTACACACAAACGCCTATCTGACAAAGCCAATCAATCCTGATGAGTTCATCAGCCTCGTCCAGACGTTCGAGCAATTCTGGTTTGAATTCGTCCAGTTGCCACGGCAGGAGGACTGA
- a CDS encoding PAS domain S-box protein: MDHPCTPHTAQEVADELGSTRNIAQEHLARLTEQGTLGSKIVGDTRIWWRLADRTHREAELRRERELTEQLLKTAPVAISVQNAAGETILANQRSQDLLGLSEREILDEPEDIDEWKIFDATGDVLNPKDTPSARVHQTGEPVFNEEVAIRRPSGEQMWFSVNAAPMFDANGNLDRVVSAGEDITELKSRERQLEHRKSELETELSEILGRISDGFYALDDEWCFTHINSRAEEILRRTGADLLGKRIWSEFPEANDGLFSKRLREAMDTQEPVSFEMYSERVDAWLEVNAYPSETGLSVYFRDISLRVERERQLERYEKIIETIQDGVYAVNANNRFTMVNDAYAQMVEYPREELIGMHSSMIVDTETIESAQQIQQRLGGGETETAKLEADMRTATGDTIRAEATLAHLPGVGESCERVGVVRDVSDRVARERTLKSYARQQRAVSELGQLALENPELDDLFTHAAQLVADVLDADYCKVLELDAAAECLQVRHGVGWRDGVVGSVSVSSVEPESQASYTLLSGEPVVVTDLPNDTRFSGPHLLTSHGVTSGVSSIIGSIESPWGILGVHDTAQRSFTEEDVSFVQSVANILAEAIERHRYQDELEALIEELKESNERLEQFAYIASHDLQEPLRMVSNYLQLIERRYSGALDEDGREFIEFAVDGAERMRTMINDLLRYSRVDTETEPFEPTDSEAVVERVLSNLQMQIEQTGIEVAVESLPTVIADRNQLEQVFQNLLSNAIKYRSDEAPRVEIDVTERETDWLFAISDNGIGIAADRQDRIFEVFRRLHSREEYPGTGIGLALCRKIVERHDGRIWVESTPGEGSTFYFTLPRVEAHHE; this comes from the coding sequence ATGGATCACCCGTGTACGCCACATACCGCTCAGGAGGTGGCAGACGAACTGGGAAGTACCCGCAACATCGCACAAGAACACCTCGCCCGACTCACAGAACAGGGCACGCTTGGCTCAAAAATCGTCGGCGACACTCGCATCTGGTGGCGCCTCGCCGATCGGACACACCGGGAAGCAGAACTCCGCCGCGAGCGCGAGCTGACCGAACAACTCCTGAAGACGGCGCCAGTCGCCATTTCCGTCCAGAATGCAGCCGGTGAGACGATACTAGCGAATCAGCGCTCCCAGGATCTCCTCGGGTTGTCAGAACGAGAAATCCTGGACGAACCCGAAGACATCGACGAATGGAAGATTTTCGACGCCACTGGCGACGTCCTGAACCCCAAGGACACGCCATCAGCGCGGGTCCATCAAACCGGTGAGCCGGTGTTTAACGAAGAAGTTGCCATCAGACGCCCATCTGGAGAGCAGATGTGGTTCTCGGTCAACGCCGCTCCGATGTTCGACGCCAACGGCAACCTCGACCGAGTGGTTTCCGCTGGTGAGGATATCACCGAACTCAAGAGCCGAGAGCGACAGCTCGAACACCGAAAGAGCGAACTCGAGACGGAATTGAGCGAAATTCTCGGGCGGATTTCAGACGGCTTCTACGCACTCGACGATGAGTGGTGCTTTACGCACATAAACAGCCGCGCAGAAGAGATTCTCAGGCGCACAGGAGCGGACCTCCTTGGAAAGCGAATCTGGTCGGAGTTTCCGGAAGCCAACGACGGGCTGTTTTCAAAGCGGCTTCGAGAAGCGATGGACACCCAAGAGCCCGTCTCGTTCGAAATGTATTCTGAGCGAGTCGATGCCTGGCTCGAAGTGAACGCCTATCCATCCGAGACGGGACTGTCGGTGTACTTCAGAGACATCAGCCTGCGCGTCGAGCGCGAACGCCAACTCGAACGCTACGAGAAGATTATTGAGACTATTCAAGATGGCGTGTATGCGGTCAATGCCAACAACCGATTTACGATGGTCAATGACGCCTACGCGCAGATGGTCGAATATCCGCGCGAAGAGCTCATCGGGATGCATTCCTCGATGATCGTCGATACGGAAACCATTGAATCAGCCCAACAGATTCAACAGAGACTCGGAGGCGGCGAGACGGAGACCGCAAAGCTCGAAGCTGACATGCGGACTGCCACGGGCGATACAATTCGAGCAGAAGCCACGCTTGCCCACCTGCCCGGAGTTGGTGAGAGTTGCGAGCGAGTTGGCGTCGTTCGCGACGTCAGCGACCGCGTTGCACGCGAGCGCACCCTCAAGTCGTACGCTCGCCAGCAACGAGCCGTCTCGGAACTCGGCCAACTAGCACTCGAAAATCCCGAGCTTGACGACTTGTTTACGCACGCGGCACAACTCGTCGCCGACGTCCTCGATGCGGACTACTGCAAAGTGCTCGAACTCGACGCCGCCGCAGAGTGCCTCCAGGTACGCCACGGAGTCGGGTGGCGTGACGGAGTCGTCGGCTCGGTCTCGGTTTCGAGCGTCGAACCGGAGTCACAAGCCTCGTACACGCTTCTCTCTGGAGAACCCGTCGTGGTGACCGACCTTCCGAACGACACGCGATTCTCCGGGCCCCACTTGCTCACCTCTCACGGCGTCACCAGCGGTGTCAGTTCCATCATCGGGTCAATCGAGTCGCCGTGGGGAATCCTCGGAGTCCACGATACAGCACAGCGGTCGTTCACTGAAGAGGACGTCTCCTTCGTCCAGAGCGTTGCCAACATCCTCGCAGAAGCCATCGAACGCCACCGATATCAAGACGAACTCGAAGCCCTCATCGAAGAACTCAAAGAGTCGAACGAACGCCTCGAACAGTTCGCCTACATCGCCTCACACGACCTCCAAGAACCCCTGCGGATGGTCTCGAACTATCTCCAACTCATCGAAAGACGATACAGCGGGGCACTCGATGAAGACGGTCGCGAGTTCATTGAATTCGCGGTGGACGGAGCAGAGCGAATGCGGACGATGATCAACGACCTGCTCAGATATTCACGCGTCGATACGGAAACCGAACCGTTCGAACCGACAGATAGCGAGGCGGTCGTCGAGCGAGTGCTTTCGAATCTCCAGATGCAGATTGAGCAGACTGGAATCGAGGTAGCTGTCGAGTCGCTACCGACGGTCATCGCAGACCGCAACCAACTCGAACAGGTGTTCCAGAACCTCCTCTCAAACGCCATCAAATATCGGAGCGACGAGGCACCACGCGTCGAAATCGACGTCACAGAACGCGAGACCGACTGGCTGTTCGCCATCTCAGACAACGGAATCGGAATCGCGGCCGACCGCCAAGACCGCATCTTCGAAGTGTTCAGACGTCTTCACTCTCGCGAAGAATACCCAGGGACGGGCATCGGCCTCGCCCTCTGTCGGAAAATTGTCGAACGACACGACGGCCGCATCTGGGTGGAGTCGACACCCGGCGAGGGGTCGACGTTCTACTTTACTCTCCCACGAGTGGAGGCTCACCATGAATAA
- a CDS encoding SRPBCC family protein yields MAKSTTQPAEPRTPARWRYLVVGGFATLLGYIAIRPWMNNWGATTLEVEKPLPGDDLIPEPASQMTRAITINAPPEDVWPWLVQLGNEKGGLYSYDWLDILFGYLEKPSATEIVPAFQQLDDGDHISLGRGGDLIVKRIEPERVLVTIPEALPEGALIWSFILEPAGDGKTRLLTRNRASANGSLRWRMTMWLIEPAAFLMTRKMLLGIKERAEGRVGTTVEIVSP; encoded by the coding sequence ATGGCGAAGTCAACAACGCAACCAGCAGAACCACGAACGCCCGCACGATGGCGGTATCTCGTCGTCGGTGGGTTCGCCACGTTGCTTGGGTACATTGCAATACGCCCTTGGATGAACAATTGGGGAGCGACGACCCTCGAAGTCGAGAAACCCCTGCCCGGTGATGACCTCATTCCGGAGCCAGCTTCGCAGATGACGCGAGCGATTACGATCAATGCGCCACCCGAGGACGTGTGGCCGTGGCTCGTCCAACTTGGCAATGAGAAAGGGGGCCTCTACAGCTACGACTGGCTCGACATCCTGTTTGGCTACCTCGAAAAGCCGAGTGCGACGGAGATTGTCCCCGCGTTCCAGCAGCTCGACGATGGCGACCATATCTCACTCGGGAGGGGTGGCGACCTCATCGTCAAACGAATCGAGCCCGAGCGTGTGCTCGTCACAATACCCGAAGCACTCCCCGAGGGGGCACTCATCTGGTCGTTCATCCTCGAGCCAGCCGGAGACGGAAAGACTCGACTCCTGACGCGGAATCGAGCAAGTGCCAACGGGTCGCTTCGGTGGCGGATGACGATGTGGCTCATTGAGCCAGCTGCGTTCCTGATGACCCGCAAGATGTTGCTCGGCATCAAGGAACGGGCTGAAGGTCGGGTGGGCACGACAGTAGAAATTGTGAGCCCATGA
- a CDS encoding helix-turn-helix transcriptional regulator, with translation MMHSELGLAEHLRHFKAQLRKWQPTHTDATSSDTADASTESERAVERTDTPEEGAELTGISAELETPADVLIELGQLPAEFVVHLLEENGGQLKQKAFTEYTSWSPSTISRLLTEVEEEGHIVRVQIGIEKIVYLPEAAPTSEIDAHSAPNRNASVTHD, from the coding sequence ATGATGCACTCAGAGTTAGGCCTCGCTGAACACTTACGGCACTTCAAGGCTCAGTTGCGAAAGTGGCAGCCGACCCACACCGACGCGACAAGTAGCGACACAGCGGACGCATCGACCGAGAGTGAGCGGGCTGTCGAACGAACCGACACGCCCGAAGAGGGAGCCGAACTAACGGGTATCTCTGCTGAGTTAGAGACCCCTGCTGACGTGTTGATTGAACTAGGACAGCTGCCAGCAGAGTTCGTCGTTCACCTACTCGAAGAGAATGGTGGACAACTGAAGCAAAAGGCGTTCACCGAATACACCTCCTGGTCTCCCTCGACGATTAGTCGTCTCCTCACGGAAGTAGAAGAAGAGGGGCACATCGTCCGTGTGCAGATCGGTATCGAAAAAATCGTATATCTTCCCGAAGCGGCACCAACTTCCGAGATCGACGCACACAGTGCGCCCAATCGCAATGCGTCAGTAACCCACGATTGA